A genomic window from Streptomyces sp. WMMC940 includes:
- a CDS encoding tetratricopeptide repeat protein: MSDLTKCSRPGCEGAYEDVGDGELYCDTCGLAPEAGRRGTPPTTSGGAPGTAASACQRPGCEGAYEDVGDGELYCDTCGLAPVVARNGALSSPPTGITGGGRSGGSGRSGNSRSEPRSSASGSRSSRSSRSSTSRRSVSGRLSRSLSGSGSGRSVSVRSSGSSASSSGRNRLGAGLVSVPDVPRPDPRSAAMAEPEVPERKRFCSRSDCGSPVGRARGDRAGRTEGFCTKCGHPYSFVPKLREGDVVHGQYEVMGCLAHGGLGWIYLAIDRAVSDRWVVLKGLLDTGDQDAMAAAISERRFLAEIEHSNIVRIYNFVEHLDQRTGSMDGYIVMEYVGGKSLKEIANERRAPDGRRDPLPVEQACAYGIEALEALGHLHSRNLLYCDFKVDNAIQTEDQLKLIDMGAVRRMDDDESAIYGTVGYQAPEVAEAGPSVASDLYTVARTLAVLTFDFQGYTNVFVDSLPDPDNIEVFRTYESFYRLLVRATDPDPARRFASAQEMADQLTGVLREVVALQTGRPRPSLSTLFGPELRVTDTELFAELHGEVSVLGARRPTRRGRGTPPAANAPQAPGPFGGAAGQSAAPDGRVPVQAPGPHPYAAAVPGAAGAATAGLPGHTGPAGPRPHPPIPAGVPPQAAPSARPGQRASAPLPHLADLDVRATALALPVPRVDPDDPNAGFLAGLMASAPAELIAALHGAPTSSVELRLRELRARLETGELTSATNSLADLEARHPDDWRVVWYRGVASLVTGDDETAALSFDAVYDAFPGEAAPKLALAVCAEVLGQLDNAAEYYRLVWATDPSHVSSAFGLARVQLAAGDRAAAVRTLDSVPEASIHYTAARVAAVRARLRRRAVQDPLIDDLTAAADQVTALERLGLDALRRERLSTEVLGTALDWVLSGSAGARPARTVLLGSELDERGLRFGLERSFRVLARLATNGEERIELVERANRYRPRTWV, translated from the coding sequence GTGAGTGATCTGACGAAGTGCAGCCGCCCGGGCTGCGAGGGCGCGTACGAGGACGTCGGCGACGGCGAGCTGTACTGCGACACCTGCGGACTCGCCCCCGAGGCCGGGCGGCGCGGCACGCCTCCGACCACGAGCGGCGGAGCCCCCGGCACGGCGGCGAGCGCATGCCAGCGCCCCGGCTGCGAGGGCGCGTACGAGGACGTCGGCGACGGCGAGCTGTACTGCGACACCTGCGGACTCGCCCCGGTCGTCGCGAGGAACGGCGCGCTGTCGTCGCCGCCCACCGGCATCACGGGAGGCGGGCGGAGCGGCGGTAGCGGCCGGAGCGGGAACAGCCGTTCGGAGCCCCGGAGCTCGGCGTCGGGCTCCCGGTCGTCCCGGTCGTCGCGCTCCTCGACGTCACGGCGGTCGGTCTCGGGCCGCCTTTCCCGATCGCTGTCGGGGAGCGGCTCGGGCCGCTCGGTGTCGGTCCGCAGTTCGGGGTCCTCGGCCTCCTCCTCGGGCCGCAACAGGCTCGGAGCCGGGCTGGTCTCGGTTCCGGACGTACCGCGCCCGGACCCGCGTTCCGCGGCCATGGCGGAGCCCGAGGTCCCCGAGCGGAAGCGATTCTGCAGCCGCAGTGACTGCGGATCGCCGGTGGGCCGCGCCCGCGGCGACCGCGCGGGCCGCACGGAGGGCTTCTGCACCAAGTGCGGCCACCCTTACTCGTTCGTGCCGAAGCTGCGCGAGGGGGACGTCGTGCACGGGCAGTACGAGGTGATGGGCTGTCTGGCGCACGGCGGCCTCGGCTGGATCTATCTCGCCATCGACCGGGCGGTGTCCGACCGCTGGGTCGTCCTCAAGGGCCTGCTGGACACGGGCGACCAGGACGCGATGGCGGCGGCGATCTCGGAGCGCCGTTTCCTCGCGGAGATCGAGCACTCCAACATCGTCCGCATCTACAACTTCGTCGAGCACCTGGACCAGCGGACCGGCTCCATGGACGGCTACATCGTCATGGAGTACGTCGGCGGCAAGTCCCTCAAGGAGATCGCCAACGAGCGGCGCGCACCCGACGGAAGGCGCGACCCGCTGCCGGTCGAGCAGGCGTGCGCCTACGGGATCGAGGCTCTGGAGGCGCTCGGCCACCTGCACAGCCGGAACCTGCTGTACTGCGACTTCAAGGTCGACAACGCCATCCAGACCGAGGACCAGCTCAAGCTGATCGACATGGGCGCCGTGCGGCGGATGGACGACGACGAGTCGGCGATCTACGGCACGGTCGGCTACCAGGCGCCGGAGGTCGCCGAGGCCGGACCGTCCGTCGCGTCGGACCTCTATACGGTGGCACGCACCCTCGCGGTGTTGACGTTCGACTTCCAGGGCTACACGAACGTGTTCGTGGACTCCCTCCCGGACCCGGACAACATCGAGGTGTTCCGGACGTACGAGTCGTTCTACCGGCTCCTCGTCCGCGCGACCGACCCCGACCCGGCCCGCCGGTTCGCCTCCGCGCAGGAAATGGCGGACCAGCTGACGGGTGTGCTCAGAGAGGTCGTGGCGCTCCAGACGGGACGACCGCGCCCCTCGCTGTCGACCCTGTTCGGCCCGGAGCTGCGCGTCACGGACACGGAGCTGTTCGCGGAGCTCCACGGCGAGGTCTCGGTGCTGGGCGCCCGGCGGCCCACTCGCCGCGGCCGCGGCACACCCCCCGCGGCCAACGCCCCGCAGGCACCCGGGCCTTTCGGCGGGGCGGCTGGGCAGTCGGCCGCGCCCGACGGACGGGTACCCGTCCAGGCGCCCGGGCCCCATCCGTACGCCGCCGCCGTACCGGGTGCCGCCGGCGCGGCAACGGCGGGCCTCCCCGGGCACACCGGCCCGGCCGGCCCACGTCCCCACCCGCCCATCCCGGCCGGTGTCCCCCCGCAGGCGGCACCGTCCGCACGGCCCGGTCAGCGGGCGTCCGCCCCGCTGCCGCACCTCGCGGACCTCGACGTCCGCGCGACCGCACTGGCACTGCCGGTCCCCCGCGTCGACCCCGACGACCCCAACGCGGGGTTCCTCGCCGGTCTGATGGCCTCCGCGCCCGCAGAGCTGATCGCCGCACTGCACGGCGCGCCCACGAGCTCGGTGGAGCTGCGACTGCGCGAACTCCGGGCGCGGCTGGAGACGGGGGAGCTCACCTCCGCGACGAACTCGCTGGCCGATCTCGAGGCCCGGCACCCCGACGACTGGCGGGTCGTCTGGTACCGGGGCGTCGCCTCGCTCGTCACCGGCGACGACGAGACGGCCGCACTGTCCTTCGACGCTGTCTACGACGCGTTCCCGGGCGAGGCCGCCCCCAAGCTGGCGCTCGCCGTCTGCGCCGAGGTGCTGGGCCAGCTGGACAACGCCGCCGAGTACTACCGCCTGGTGTGGGCCACCGATCCGAGTCATGTGAGCTCCGCGTTCGGCCTCGCCAGGGTGCAGCTCGCGGCCGGCGACCGTGCCGCGGCCGTCCGCACGCTGGACTCCGTCCCGGAGGCGTCGATCCACTACACGGCCGCCCGGGTCGCTGCGGTACGGGCACGGCTGCGGCGGCGCGCCGTGCAGGACCCGCTCATCGACGACCTGACGGCCGCCGCCGACCAGGTCACCGCACTCGAACGGCTCGGACTGGACGCCCTGCGCCGCGAGCGCCTGTCGACGGAGGTTCTGGGTACGGCGCTGGACTGGGTACTCTCCGGCAGTGCCGGCGCCCGGCCGGCGAGAACTGTCCTGCTCGGCAGCGAACTGGACGAACGCGGACTGCGGTTCGGCCTTGAACGCTCGTTCCGGGTGCTCGCCCGGCTCGCGACGAACGGCGAGGAGCGCATCGAACTGGTGGAGCGGGCCAACCGCTACCGCCCCCGGACGTGGGTGTGA
- a CDS encoding glutamate ABC transporter substrate-binding protein → MADSMPDGAPDVTPRAGTAADARQRLPLRRGRLAGRLRGWGGVAGMAAACALTAALTLVPLSHGGPPSGVTPGADPAAVPPAKADDCTSPEASLRPSSADGPAIGEIKQRGKLIVGVDQNSYRWGYRRADGRLEGFDIDLARAIARDILGDPEKIIFRAVPTNQRITALNNGTVDLVVRTMTINCARIKQVAFSTAYFQTGQQVLAPRQSAITGFDGSLKGRRVCSAEGSTAYDALEKDPHGAVFRDEDEEGPGDRDRLTVPNQLDCLVRLQLGEVDAVVTDAALAAGQAAQDPSVELKGDRPFTTEYYGVATRLGRDDLVRRVNKVLEEYRTGPWTQAYAKWLQKDLPGIPGPPAPKYRDN, encoded by the coding sequence ATGGCTGACTCGATGCCGGACGGGGCACCGGACGTGACACCGCGGGCCGGGACCGCCGCGGATGCCCGGCAGCGCCTTCCGCTCCGGCGGGGGCGCCTCGCGGGCCGGCTGCGCGGCTGGGGCGGCGTCGCCGGGATGGCGGCGGCCTGTGCGCTGACCGCCGCCCTCACCCTGGTGCCGCTCTCGCACGGGGGACCGCCGTCCGGGGTGACCCCGGGTGCCGATCCGGCGGCGGTACCGCCCGCGAAGGCGGACGACTGCACGAGCCCGGAGGCGTCCCTGCGGCCGTCCTCGGCGGACGGCCCGGCGATCGGGGAGATCAAGCAGCGCGGCAAGCTGATCGTCGGCGTCGACCAGAACAGCTACCGCTGGGGCTACCGGCGGGCGGACGGCCGCCTGGAGGGCTTCGACATCGATCTGGCCCGGGCGATCGCACGGGACATCCTGGGCGATCCCGAGAAGATCATCTTCCGGGCTGTCCCGACCAACCAGCGGATCACGGCGCTCAACAACGGCACGGTGGACCTCGTCGTACGGACGATGACCATCAACTGCGCCCGGATCAAGCAGGTCGCGTTCTCCACGGCCTACTTCCAGACCGGCCAGCAGGTGCTCGCCCCCCGGCAGTCGGCGATCACCGGCTTCGACGGGTCCCTCAAGGGCCGGCGGGTGTGCTCGGCCGAGGGCTCGACGGCGTACGACGCGCTGGAGAAGGACCCGCACGGAGCGGTCTTCAGGGACGAGGACGAGGAGGGCCCCGGCGACCGGGACAGGCTCACGGTCCCCAACCAACTGGACTGCCTGGTCCGGCTCCAGCTCGGCGAGGTGGACGCGGTCGTGACGGACGCGGCCCTCGCCGCGGGACAGGCGGCACAGGACCCATCCGTCGAACTCAAAGGCGACAGGCCCTTCACCACCGAGTACTACGGCGTGGCCACCAGACTGGGCAGGGACGACCTGGTCCGCAGGGTCAACAAGGTGCTGGAGGAGTACCGGACGGGCCCCTGGACGCAGGCGTACGCCAAGTGGCTGCAGAAGGACCTGCCCGGAATACCGGGTCCCCCGGCGCCGAAGTACCGGGACAATTGA
- a CDS encoding vWA domain-containing protein encodes MANFSKSNVPRFSVEVYQNEFLPEGGREVNAIVTVTSTGGGTSGGLPIAGASASPSSIPGRRTEAAVVVMVDCSGSMDYPATKMRNARDATVAAIDTLRDGTAFAVVSGTHVAAEVYPGGGRLATADATTRAEAKEALRRLSAGGGTAIGTWLRLADRLLGDADVSIRHGILLTDGRNEHEAPEELRAALDACAGRFTCDARGVGTDWEVKEVTGIASALLGTADIVADPSGLAADFTRMMENAMGKEVADVALRLWTPVGAEIVFVKQVAPTVEDLTGRRTDAGPRAGDYPTGSWGDESRDYHVCVRVPEAGVGREMLAARASLIIPDPADGTPRPLAQGLVRAVWTDDVAASTSISPQVAHYTGQAELAEVIQQGLDARKSGDFDNATAKLGRAVMLAAASGNEDTAKLLAKVVDVVDAATGTVRLKARVTEADEMTLETRSTKTVRVKK; translated from the coding sequence ATGGCCAATTTCTCCAAGTCGAACGTGCCGCGGTTCTCCGTCGAGGTGTACCAGAACGAGTTCCTGCCCGAGGGCGGGCGCGAGGTCAACGCGATCGTGACGGTCACCTCCACCGGCGGCGGTACGAGCGGTGGCCTTCCCATCGCCGGAGCTTCCGCTTCCCCTTCGTCCATACCCGGGCGGCGGACGGAAGCCGCCGTGGTCGTGATGGTCGACTGCTCGGGTTCCATGGACTATCCGGCCACGAAGATGCGCAACGCGCGCGACGCCACGGTCGCGGCGATCGACACCCTGCGCGACGGCACGGCCTTCGCCGTGGTCTCGGGCACACACGTGGCCGCCGAGGTGTACCCGGGCGGCGGGCGGCTGGCGACCGCCGACGCGACGACACGGGCCGAGGCCAAGGAGGCGCTGCGCAGACTGAGCGCCGGCGGCGGAACCGCGATCGGCACCTGGCTGAGGCTGGCCGACCGGCTGCTCGGCGACGCCGACGTGTCCATCCGGCACGGCATCCTGCTCACCGACGGGCGCAACGAGCACGAGGCGCCGGAGGAGCTGAGGGCCGCGCTGGACGCCTGCGCGGGTCGGTTCACCTGCGACGCGCGCGGCGTGGGCACGGACTGGGAGGTCAAGGAGGTCACCGGCATCGCCTCCGCGCTGCTCGGCACGGCCGACATCGTCGCGGACCCGTCGGGGCTCGCCGCCGACTTCACGCGGATGATGGAGAACGCGATGGGCAAGGAGGTCGCGGACGTGGCACTGCGGCTCTGGACGCCCGTCGGCGCTGAGATCGTGTTCGTCAAGCAGGTGGCACCCACGGTCGAGGACCTGACCGGCCGGCGCACGGACGCGGGGCCGCGCGCCGGGGACTATCCGACGGGTTCGTGGGGCGACGAGTCCCGCGACTACCACGTGTGCGTGCGGGTGCCGGAGGCGGGCGTCGGCCGGGAGATGCTGGCGGCACGGGCCTCCCTGATCATTCCGGATCCGGCCGACGGCACCCCGCGACCCCTCGCCCAGGGGCTCGTGCGGGCGGTGTGGACCGACGACGTGGCGGCTTCGACCTCCATCAGTCCCCAGGTCGCGCACTACACCGGCCAGGCCGAATTGGCGGAGGTCATTCAACAGGGACTGGATGCCCGCAAGTCGGGAGATTTCGACAACGCCACCGCGAAACTCGGCCGCGCCGTCATGCTCGCGGCGGCCTCCGGCAACGAGGACACCGCAAAGCTGCTGGCGAAGGTGGTGGACGTCGTCGACGCGGCGACGGGTACTGTGCGGCTGAAGGCAAGGGTCACGGAAGCGGACGAGATGACACTCGAAACGCGCTCCACGAAGACAGTTCGCGTGAAGAAGTAG
- a CDS encoding protein phosphatase 2C domain-containing protein has translation MTPQMPQQAARSKCPGCEEPLESGDLFCGACGYDLSAVPEPPRDGPTVATGAHVHWPEAPGADDSGRPGTPQRPGEVPGTDSGGRELPATPVRFDGPEAAPAVAPARPAAQEAGTAARFGPAAPGGAVAAAPGASPAAGPGPAPLSPGSGSGSGDFEPTAPDPRAAGHSGGHSAVPPPGVKLCVACRAGHVDHDGYCENCGHAQPRERDHMEQELGSVAAVSDRGLRHHRNEDSFAVSSTALPDGSPAVIAIVCDGVSSATRPDDASSAAASSANEHLLASLPRGTHPQQAMHEAILAAASAVNSLAAEPGAAMEHDPHRHQNAPACTLVGAVAAGELLVVGWVGDSRAYWVPDDRSGPPARLTEDDSWAAQMVSAGLMSEAEAYADERAHAITGWLGADAYELEPHTASFKPDRPGVVVVCTDGLWNYAEAPEEMAQVLPPDAAGRPLHGAQVLVGHALDGGGHDNVTVALLPFAVPRQGAGSA, from the coding sequence ATGACGCCGCAGATGCCCCAACAGGCGGCCCGGTCGAAGTGCCCTGGATGCGAGGAACCACTCGAATCCGGCGATCTGTTCTGCGGAGCGTGCGGGTACGACCTGTCGGCCGTACCCGAGCCGCCGCGGGACGGCCCCACGGTCGCGACGGGTGCGCACGTGCACTGGCCCGAGGCTCCCGGGGCGGACGACTCCGGCCGGCCGGGGACGCCGCAGCGGCCCGGTGAGGTGCCGGGTACGGACTCGGGCGGCCGTGAACTGCCCGCGACGCCGGTCCGCTTCGACGGCCCGGAGGCCGCACCGGCCGTCGCACCGGCACGCCCGGCCGCACAGGAAGCCGGCACCGCCGCGCGGTTCGGGCCGGCCGCGCCGGGCGGAGCAGTCGCCGCCGCCCCAGGGGCGTCCCCGGCCGCCGGTCCGGGCCCCGCACCGCTCAGCCCCGGCTCCGGCTCCGGCTCCGGGGACTTCGAGCCGACCGCGCCCGACCCCCGCGCCGCCGGGCACTCCGGCGGGCACTCCGCCGTGCCCCCGCCCGGCGTGAAGCTCTGCGTCGCGTGCCGTGCGGGGCATGTGGACCACGACGGCTACTGCGAGAACTGCGGGCACGCCCAGCCGCGCGAGCGCGACCACATGGAGCAGGAGCTGGGTTCGGTGGCCGCGGTCAGCGACCGGGGGCTGCGGCACCACCGCAACGAGGACTCGTTCGCGGTGTCGTCCACGGCCCTGCCCGACGGCTCCCCGGCTGTGATCGCGATCGTCTGCGACGGCGTGTCCTCGGCCACCCGGCCCGACGACGCGTCCTCGGCCGCGGCGAGTTCGGCCAACGAGCACCTGCTGGCATCGCTGCCCCGGGGCACGCATCCGCAGCAGGCCATGCACGAGGCGATCCTGGCCGCCGCCTCCGCTGTCAACTCCCTGGCGGCGGAGCCCGGCGCGGCCATGGAGCACGACCCGCACCGCCATCAGAACGCTCCGGCGTGCACGCTGGTGGGCGCCGTCGCCGCCGGCGAACTGCTCGTGGTCGGCTGGGTCGGCGACAGCCGGGCGTACTGGGTCCCCGACGACCGCAGCGGCCCGCCCGCGCGGCTCACCGAGGACGACTCCTGGGCGGCCCAGATGGTCTCCGCCGGTCTGATGAGCGAGGCAGAGGCCTACGCGGACGAGCGCGCGCACGCGATCACCGGGTGGCTCGGCGCGGACGCCTACGAACTGGAACCGCACACCGCCTCGTTCAAGCCGGACCGCCCCGGTGTGGTGGTGGTCTGCACGGACGGGCTGTGGAACTACGCGGAGGCGCCGGAGGAGATGGCACAGGTCCTGCCACCCGACGCGGCGGGCCGTCCGCTCCACGGGGCGCAGGTCCTCGTCGGCCATGCGCTCGACGGCGGGGGCCACGACAACGTAACAGTGGCCCTGCTCCCGTTCGCCGTGCCGCGACAGGGGGCAGGATCGGCCTGA